The following are encoded in a window of Kitasatospora sp. NBC_01250 genomic DNA:
- a CDS encoding cupin domain-containing protein, producing the protein MTGNDSYDDRRIGRARVSDSQELLAYYDELAKLEAGALWTVANEIEPWYPQPKSVPVLWRYADLRPLVHRALPLVKADDAGRRVVMLVNPGRRDISAAVGLLYTGLQIMGPGEAMTAHRHQAAALRFVHEGTGAWTIVDGQKLRVGPRDFAITPNGSWHEHGNESEEAPVVWQDGLDIPLVNALDAGFYEVHPELYQRPGKVVNSSLLSYSGNLLPYGMEKWTRPYSPVFGYPWEPSYQALLDLAKASAGSPYDGVIMQYANPLTGGPVMPTMGAHLQLLRPGQATTAHRHTGSVVYTAAKGRGYSVIAGRRFDWQQGDIFCVPSWAWHEHVNLDQGEDACLFSFNDFPVMDSLTFTREEAYFEHGGHQPIVQDSDK; encoded by the coding sequence ATGACCGGCAACGACAGCTACGACGACCGCAGGATCGGTCGGGCCAGGGTCTCCGACAGCCAAGAACTGCTGGCCTACTACGACGAGTTGGCCAAGCTGGAGGCCGGTGCCCTGTGGACGGTCGCCAACGAGATCGAGCCCTGGTACCCGCAGCCCAAGTCCGTGCCGGTGCTCTGGCGCTACGCCGACCTGCGCCCGCTGGTGCACCGCGCCCTGCCGCTGGTCAAGGCCGACGACGCCGGGCGGCGCGTGGTCATGCTGGTCAACCCCGGCCGCCGGGACATCAGCGCCGCCGTCGGCCTGCTCTACACCGGCCTGCAGATCATGGGCCCCGGTGAGGCGATGACCGCCCACCGTCACCAGGCCGCCGCGCTGCGCTTCGTCCACGAGGGCACCGGTGCGTGGACCATCGTGGACGGCCAGAAGCTGCGGGTCGGCCCCCGCGACTTCGCCATCACCCCGAACGGCAGCTGGCACGAGCACGGCAACGAGTCCGAGGAGGCGCCCGTCGTCTGGCAGGACGGCCTGGACATCCCCCTGGTCAACGCCCTGGACGCGGGCTTCTACGAGGTCCACCCGGAGCTGTACCAGCGGCCCGGAAAGGTCGTCAACTCCTCCCTGCTCAGCTACAGCGGCAACCTGCTGCCGTACGGCATGGAGAAGTGGACCCGCCCGTACTCCCCGGTCTTCGGCTACCCCTGGGAGCCGAGCTACCAGGCCCTGCTGGACCTCGCCAAGGCCAGTGCGGGCTCCCCGTACGACGGCGTCATCATGCAGTACGCCAACCCGCTCACCGGCGGCCCGGTGATGCCCACCATGGGCGCCCACCTCCAGCTGCTCCGGCCGGGCCAGGCCACCACCGCGCACCGCCACACCGGCTCGGTGGTCTACACGGCCGCCAAGGGGCGGGGGTACTCGGTGATCGCCGGGCGCCGCTTCGACTGGCAGCAGGGCGACATCTTCTGCGTGCCCTCCTGGGCCTGGCACGAGCACGTGAACCTCGACCAGGGCGAGGACGCCTGCCTGTTCTCCTTCAACGACTTCCCGGTCATGGACTCGCTGACCTTCACCCGGGAGGAGGCCTACTTCGAGCACGGCGGCCACCAGCCGATCGTCCAGGACAGCGACAAGTAA
- a CDS encoding carbon-nitrogen hydrolase family protein, with protein sequence MLQLPRFTAAAVQAAPVYLDAAATVDKAVALIREAAGNGAELVVLPEVFVPGYPYWNWTMNPVQGSPWYERLYRASIDIPGPEVETLRDAARRAGVVLVVGVNERGAHSLGVLYNTLLTIGADGELLGVHRKLVPTWAEKLTWTGGDGSSLRVHRTAVGPLGALACGENTNTLARFALLAQGELVHAASYIALPVAPEDYDMADAIALRTAAHSFEGKVFSVVSCSTISPEMVDLIAGEDESVRKQLARKRSALSGIFGPDGRPVGEPLVDEEGIVYAEIDLGRCIQPKQMHDIIGHYNRFDVFQLQFDNRPRGPLAFTAPAADQPAPDPTAPLVDREEA encoded by the coding sequence ATGCTCCAGCTGCCCCGCTTCACCGCCGCCGCCGTCCAGGCCGCCCCGGTCTACCTGGACGCCGCCGCCACCGTCGACAAGGCCGTCGCCCTGATCCGGGAGGCGGCCGGCAACGGCGCCGAACTGGTCGTGCTGCCCGAGGTGTTCGTCCCCGGCTACCCCTACTGGAACTGGACCATGAACCCCGTCCAGGGCTCGCCCTGGTACGAACGCCTCTACCGCGCCTCGATCGACATCCCCGGCCCTGAGGTGGAGACCCTGCGCGACGCCGCTCGCCGGGCCGGTGTGGTGCTCGTGGTCGGCGTCAACGAGCGCGGCGCGCACAGCCTCGGGGTGCTCTACAACACCCTGCTGACCATCGGCGCGGACGGCGAACTGCTGGGTGTGCACCGCAAGCTGGTGCCGACCTGGGCCGAGAAGCTGACCTGGACCGGCGGCGACGGCAGCTCGCTGCGGGTGCACCGCACCGCCGTCGGCCCGCTCGGCGCCCTGGCCTGCGGTGAGAACACCAACACCCTGGCCCGCTTCGCCCTGCTGGCCCAGGGCGAACTCGTGCACGCCGCAAGCTACATCGCGCTCCCGGTGGCCCCCGAGGACTACGACATGGCGGACGCCATCGCGCTGCGCACCGCTGCCCACAGCTTCGAGGGCAAGGTCTTCTCGGTGGTCTCCTGCTCCACCATCTCGCCCGAGATGGTGGACCTGATCGCCGGCGAGGACGAGAGCGTGCGCAAGCAACTGGCGCGCAAGCGCAGCGCGTTGTCCGGGATCTTCGGCCCCGACGGCCGCCCGGTCGGCGAGCCGCTGGTCGACGAGGAGGGCATCGTGTACGCCGAGATCGACCTCGGCCGGTGCATCCAGCCCAAGCAGATGCACGACATCATCGGGCACTACAACCGCTTCGACGTCTTTCAGCTCCAGTTCGACAACCGCCCGCGCGGCCCGCTGGCCTTCACCGCCCCCGCCGCGGACCAGCCCGCCCCCGACCCCACCGCACCCCTTGTCGATCGGGAGGAAGCATGA
- a CDS encoding oxidoreductase, translated as MRVAVIGGGPGGLYFAALAKQLSAEWEITVWERNAREAALGFGVVFSDETLDGIAQADPAVFAAMSAEFARWSDIDVRHRGQLRTSGGHGFAALDRNRLREILQQRCAELGVDVRYGTPAPPVEQLRAGYDLVVAADGIRSATREAFAASFGPQLDERHSRYMWLATDKVFEAFTFIVAQHDFGVLQVHAYPYSAQRSTFIVEIAEQAWQRAGFAALAESEPARGESDLASVRRCEELLAEHLDGHRLIPNASRWIRFETVRNACWRHENVVLLGDAAHSAHFSIGSGTKLAMEDALALAAGLHEHATVTEALAAYEAERRPVVESTQRAAQASLEWFEGIGRYADQPIDQFAFNLLTRSRRVTYENLRERDAGFVAAVSRAQGLDGESGAQGVLPPMFQPLKLGQLVLCNRVVVPPLATFTATGACPGAFEQAQLAAHALGGAGLVFAGMTAVSPQGRTTPGCPGLWTDEQEAAWRAVVRAVREVSDTPLGIQLTHAGRRGATAPPGPDGIGRPLGASGWPTLAASPLAWGPGHPVPHEASRAELAAVTADFAQAAARAERAGFDALELQFGHGQLLSGFLSPLTNQRTDRYGGPLDNRLRLPLEVLAAVRAAWPAGKPLVVRISAADWAPGGTTEAEAVAICRALAAGGADAVDVSTGEVVADQRPPYGRSYQTPFADLIRNATGVPTIAVGAISSYDDVNSILLAGRADLVAVGRAHLYDPLWTLHAAAEQGYTGPGVCWPAPWQPGSRKPPGPRADRVPPRLELLRAPAAPVHRRWLPA; from the coding sequence GTGCGGGTAGCAGTCATCGGAGGCGGGCCGGGCGGGCTCTACTTCGCGGCCCTGGCCAAGCAGCTCTCCGCCGAGTGGGAGATCACCGTCTGGGAGCGCAACGCCCGCGAGGCGGCCCTCGGCTTCGGCGTCGTCTTCTCCGACGAGACCCTGGACGGCATCGCCCAGGCCGACCCGGCCGTCTTCGCCGCGATGTCCGCCGAGTTCGCCCGCTGGAGCGACATCGACGTCCGGCACCGGGGGCAGCTGCGCACCTCCGGCGGCCACGGCTTCGCCGCGCTGGACCGCAACCGGCTGCGCGAGATCCTGCAACAGCGCTGCGCCGAGCTGGGCGTGGACGTGCGCTACGGCACCCCGGCCCCGCCGGTCGAGCAACTGCGGGCCGGCTACGACCTGGTGGTCGCCGCCGACGGCATCCGCTCGGCCACCCGCGAGGCCTTCGCCGCGAGCTTCGGCCCGCAGTTGGACGAGCGGCACAGCCGCTACATGTGGCTCGCCACCGACAAGGTCTTCGAGGCCTTCACCTTCATCGTGGCGCAGCACGACTTCGGCGTCCTGCAGGTGCACGCCTACCCGTACAGTGCGCAGCGCTCCACCTTCATCGTGGAGATCGCCGAACAGGCCTGGCAGCGCGCCGGGTTCGCGGCCCTGGCCGAATCGGAGCCGGCCCGCGGCGAGAGCGATCTGGCGAGCGTGCGGCGCTGCGAGGAGCTCCTGGCCGAGCACCTGGACGGCCACCGGCTGATCCCCAACGCCTCGCGGTGGATCCGCTTCGAGACCGTGCGCAACGCCTGCTGGCGGCACGAGAACGTGGTGCTGCTGGGGGATGCCGCGCACAGCGCCCACTTCTCGATCGGCTCGGGCACCAAACTGGCCATGGAGGACGCCCTCGCGCTCGCCGCCGGCCTGCACGAACACGCCACCGTGACCGAGGCGTTGGCGGCCTACGAGGCCGAGCGCCGCCCGGTGGTGGAGTCGACCCAGCGGGCCGCCCAGGCGAGCCTGGAGTGGTTCGAGGGCATAGGCCGCTACGCCGACCAGCCGATCGACCAGTTCGCCTTCAACCTGCTCACCCGCAGCCGCCGGGTCACCTATGAGAACCTGCGCGAACGGGACGCCGGCTTCGTGGCCGCCGTCAGCCGGGCGCAGGGGCTGGACGGCGAGAGCGGCGCGCAGGGCGTGCTGCCGCCGATGTTCCAGCCGCTGAAGCTGGGCCAACTCGTGCTGTGCAACCGGGTGGTGGTGCCGCCGCTGGCCACCTTCACGGCCACCGGTGCCTGCCCGGGCGCCTTCGAACAGGCCCAGCTCGCGGCGCACGCCCTCGGCGGCGCCGGCCTGGTCTTCGCGGGGATGACCGCCGTCAGTCCGCAGGGCCGGACCACCCCCGGCTGCCCGGGGCTGTGGACGGACGAGCAGGAGGCGGCCTGGCGCGCCGTCGTGCGGGCCGTCCGCGAGGTCAGCGACACCCCGCTGGGCATCCAGCTCACCCACGCCGGGCGCCGCGGCGCCACCGCGCCGCCCGGCCCGGACGGGATCGGCCGGCCACTGGGCGCGTCCGGCTGGCCCACCCTGGCGGCCTCCCCGCTCGCCTGGGGCCCGGGACACCCCGTGCCGCACGAGGCGAGCCGGGCGGAACTCGCCGCCGTCACCGCGGACTTCGCCCAGGCGGCGGCCCGCGCCGAGCGCGCCGGGTTCGACGCGCTGGAGCTGCAGTTCGGCCACGGCCAGCTGCTCTCCGGCTTCCTGTCGCCGCTCACCAACCAGCGCACCGACCGCTACGGCGGCCCGCTGGACAACCGGCTGCGCCTGCCGCTGGAGGTGCTGGCCGCGGTGCGTGCCGCCTGGCCCGCCGGCAAGCCGCTGGTGGTGCGGATCTCGGCCGCCGACTGGGCGCCGGGCGGCACCACCGAGGCCGAGGCGGTCGCGATCTGCCGGGCGCTGGCCGCGGGCGGTGCGGACGCCGTCGACGTCTCCACCGGCGAGGTCGTGGCCGACCAGCGGCCGCCCTACGGCCGCAGCTACCAGACCCCGTTCGCCGATCTGATCCGCAACGCCACCGGGGTGCCGACCATCGCGGTCGGCGCCATCTCCAGCTACGACGACGTCAATTCGATCCTGCTGGCCGGGCGGGCCGACCTGGTCGCGGTCGGCCGGGCCCACCTCTACGACCCGCTCTGGACCCTGCACGCAGCCGCCGAACAGGGCTACACCGGCCCCGGGGTGTGCTGGCCGGCCCCGTGGCAGCCCGGCAGCCGCAAACCCCCGGGCCCGCGCGCCGACCGGGTGCCGCCCCGCCTCGAACTGCTGCGCGCGCCCGCGGCGCCCGTCCACCGGCGCTGGCTCCCGGCCTAG
- a CDS encoding PaaX family transcriptional regulator, whose protein sequence is MSETATRPSALIHTIYGEFVRRLGGWISIADLIALMAELEVDGPAVRSAISRLKKAETLRQERRESTGYRLGPQMGPVFDEGDRRIFHSLEPAALQDGWVVAVFSVPESERAHRHQLRSRLTWLGFGNAAPGVWLAPARLLPDARRLLERLELSAYVHLFTSDYAGFAELRDAVGSWWDLPAIESQYAAFTDTYRPLQEELARGPQPDEVAAFRAYVPMLTEWRRLPYLDPGLPTELLPADWNAVQARRVFVELHGLLAEPSLRHVVKVTGLEQHPAR, encoded by the coding sequence ATGTCGGAGACCGCGACCCGGCCCAGCGCCCTGATCCACACGATCTACGGCGAGTTCGTCCGCCGGCTCGGCGGCTGGATCTCCATCGCCGACCTGATCGCGCTGATGGCCGAGCTGGAGGTGGACGGCCCGGCCGTCCGTTCGGCGATCTCCCGCCTGAAGAAGGCCGAGACGCTCCGCCAGGAGCGGCGCGAGAGCACCGGTTACCGCCTCGGCCCGCAGATGGGCCCGGTCTTCGACGAGGGCGACCGCCGGATCTTCCACAGCCTCGAACCCGCCGCCCTCCAGGACGGCTGGGTGGTCGCGGTCTTCTCCGTCCCCGAGTCCGAGCGCGCCCACCGCCACCAGCTCCGCTCGCGGCTCACCTGGCTCGGCTTCGGCAACGCCGCCCCGGGCGTCTGGCTGGCCCCGGCCCGGCTGCTGCCGGACGCCCGACGACTGCTGGAACGGCTGGAACTGAGCGCCTACGTCCACCTGTTCACCTCCGACTACGCCGGCTTCGCCGAGCTGCGCGACGCGGTCGGCTCCTGGTGGGACCTCCCGGCCATCGAGTCCCAGTACGCGGCGTTCACCGACACCTACCGGCCGCTGCAGGAGGAGCTGGCCCGCGGGCCGCAGCCCGACGAGGTCGCGGCCTTCCGCGCGTACGTCCCCATGCTCACGGAGTGGCGGCGCCTGCCCTACCTGGACCCCGGCCTGCCGACCGAACTGCTGCCCGCCGACTGGAACGCGGTGCAGGCCCGGCGCGTCTTCGTGGAACTCCACGGCCTGCTCGCGGAGCCGAGCCTGCGTCACGTCGTCAAGGTGACCGGCCTGGAGCAGCATCCGGCCCGGTGA
- a CDS encoding fumarylacetoacetate hydrolase family protein — protein sequence MRLVSYSPNDARDARDARDPIGAGEPVRYLGAQLGDRVVDLATLAGAAGTELPGDLLALVRAGQPALDAARALLTAGEAAGWPPAAVHALDEVRLWAPLRPGKVVGVGLNYVEHVAESSRTLDTDRELPDRPVLFSKPATAITGPGQPILHNADLTEQLDWECELAVVIGRKAFRVAEQDAWQHVFGYSIINDISARDQRRSGQWFFSKGQDSYAPFGPAVLTADEIADPHDLELGLTVNGETKQHSNTRHMLFRIPRLIADISSGMTLEPGDVIATGSPSGVGAGLVPPQFLQPGDLVEATIQHIGTLANPVLDAR from the coding sequence ATGCGCCTGGTCAGCTACTCACCGAACGACGCCCGCGACGCCCGCGACGCCCGCGACCCGATCGGCGCGGGCGAGCCCGTCCGGTACCTGGGCGCCCAGCTCGGCGACCGCGTGGTCGACCTCGCCACGCTGGCCGGCGCGGCCGGCACCGAGCTGCCCGGCGACCTGCTCGCGCTCGTCCGGGCCGGGCAGCCGGCCCTGGACGCGGCGCGGGCCCTGCTCACCGCCGGCGAGGCCGCCGGCTGGCCGCCCGCCGCCGTGCACGCGCTCGACGAGGTCCGGCTCTGGGCCCCGCTGCGCCCCGGCAAGGTCGTCGGCGTCGGACTCAACTACGTCGAGCACGTCGCCGAGTCCAGCCGCACCCTGGACACCGACCGCGAACTGCCCGACCGCCCGGTGCTGTTCTCCAAGCCCGCCACCGCGATCACCGGTCCGGGGCAGCCGATCCTGCACAACGCCGACCTGACCGAACAGCTCGACTGGGAGTGCGAACTCGCCGTCGTCATCGGCCGCAAGGCGTTCCGGGTGGCCGAACAGGACGCCTGGCAGCACGTGTTCGGCTACAGCATCATCAACGACATCAGCGCCCGCGACCAGCGCCGCTCCGGCCAGTGGTTCTTCTCCAAGGGCCAGGACTCCTACGCCCCGTTCGGCCCCGCCGTGCTGACCGCCGACGAGATCGCCGACCCGCACGACCTCGAACTCGGCCTCACCGTCAACGGCGAGACCAAGCAGCACTCCAACACCCGCCACATGCTCTTCCGGATCCCGCGGCTGATCGCCGACATCTCCTCCGGCATGACCCTCGAACCCGGCGACGTCATCGCCACCGGCTCGCCCTCCGGGGTCGGCGCCGGACTGGTCCCGCCGCAGTTCCTCCAGCCGGGCGACCTGGTGGAGGCCACCATCCAGCACATCGGCACCCTCGCCAACCCGGTCCTGGACGCCCGCTGA
- a CDS encoding thioesterase II family protein gives MTAPDADAGLWARRFHPAPLAPSRLVCFPHAGGSASFFFPVSAALSPGADVIALQYPGRQDRRAEPCIEDIHRLADALLPVLRPLTDRPLTFFGHSMGALIAFEAARRLERDGEGPVHLFASGRRAPSRYREDEDVHKRDDEGVVAEVRSLSGTDPQVFADEELLRMVLPALRSDYKAVETYRSEPGSVLRCPITALTGDNDPKTTIDEARAWQEHTSAAFDLQVFQGGHFYLSGRPGEVMKVLSAHLDAVAAEA, from the coding sequence ATGACCGCACCTGACGCGGACGCCGGCCTGTGGGCCCGGCGCTTCCACCCGGCTCCGCTGGCCCCCAGCCGACTGGTCTGCTTTCCGCACGCGGGCGGCTCGGCGAGCTTCTTCTTCCCGGTGTCGGCCGCGCTGAGCCCCGGCGCCGATGTCATCGCCCTGCAGTACCCCGGCCGCCAGGACCGGCGCGCGGAGCCGTGCATCGAGGACATCCACCGGCTGGCCGACGCGCTGCTCCCGGTGCTGCGCCCGCTGACCGACCGGCCGTTGACCTTCTTCGGCCACAGCATGGGGGCACTGATCGCCTTCGAGGCCGCCCGGCGCCTGGAGCGCGACGGCGAGGGCCCGGTGCACCTGTTCGCCTCGGGCCGCCGGGCCCCCTCCCGCTACCGGGAGGACGAGGACGTGCACAAGCGCGACGACGAGGGCGTGGTGGCCGAGGTGCGCTCGCTGAGCGGGACCGACCCGCAGGTCTTCGCCGACGAGGAGCTGCTGCGCATGGTGCTGCCGGCGCTGCGCAGCGACTACAAGGCGGTGGAGACCTACCGCAGCGAGCCCGGCTCGGTGCTCCGCTGCCCGATCACCGCCCTGACCGGTGACAACGACCCCAAGACCACGATCGACGAGGCGCGCGCCTGGCAGGAGCACACCTCGGCGGCGTTCGACCTCCAGGTCTTCCAGGGCGGGCACTTCTACCTGAGCGGCCGGCCGGGCGAGGTCATGAAGGTGCTCTCCGCGCACCTCGACGCGGTGGCCGCCGAGGCCTGA
- a CDS encoding methyltransferase domain-containing protein, whose amino-acid sequence MTVEETNLAAVATWAALYNTDPDRMIDECYAVDPEVVAPEELRITDSATFHAMEKAGREAMPDRHSEVLSTAAVGDRVFVEGVMTGTNPVNGTPLRVHWMSVLTFADGLIVKDRTYMDWSVFKDFNRTAEYRAADAGLDLTATAGPTPATDRPTTTGATMTTAEPLPSTDSISAFYDIASQVLCELWDESFHAGYWESEADDSSNKVAADRMTDEMIGLLAPVDGAEILDVGCGIGTPAFRLAGAARARVRGISINEAQVVEANRRAGERGLADRVSFDHGDALALPYADASYDAAWAFESLIHMDRLAALREISRVLKPGARLVVADLLQTGPLDEADQELVRDGLQRMSASPMLTEAEYRALVAEAGFELEEFRDVSRHTAKMATRMVESTDRRYDEMVARFGEEAIELMDLIRSPAAQLPEMGYLLAALRKPA is encoded by the coding sequence ATGACTGTCGAGGAAACGAACCTGGCCGCCGTCGCCACCTGGGCGGCGCTCTACAACACCGATCCGGACCGGATGATCGACGAGTGCTACGCCGTCGACCCCGAGGTGGTCGCTCCCGAGGAGCTGCGCATCACCGACTCGGCCACCTTCCACGCGATGGAGAAGGCCGGGCGCGAGGCGATGCCCGACCGGCACTCCGAGGTGTTGAGCACCGCCGCCGTCGGCGACCGGGTCTTCGTCGAAGGCGTCATGACCGGCACCAACCCCGTCAACGGGACGCCGCTGCGGGTGCACTGGATGAGCGTGCTGACCTTCGCGGACGGTCTGATCGTCAAGGACCGGACCTACATGGACTGGTCGGTCTTCAAGGACTTCAACCGCACCGCCGAGTACCGCGCCGCCGACGCCGGACTCGACCTGACCGCAACCGCAGGCCCGACCCCGGCCACCGACCGGCCCACCACCACAGGAGCGACCATGACCACCGCCGAGCCGCTGCCCAGCACCGACTCCATCTCCGCCTTCTACGACATCGCCTCCCAGGTGCTCTGCGAGCTGTGGGACGAGAGCTTCCACGCCGGCTACTGGGAGTCCGAGGCCGACGACAGCTCCAACAAGGTCGCCGCGGACCGGATGACGGACGAGATGATCGGGCTGCTGGCGCCGGTGGACGGCGCCGAGATCCTGGACGTCGGCTGCGGCATCGGCACCCCGGCCTTCCGGCTGGCCGGCGCCGCCCGGGCGCGGGTGCGCGGGATCTCCATCAACGAGGCGCAGGTGGTGGAGGCCAACCGGCGGGCCGGCGAGCGCGGGCTGGCCGACCGGGTCTCCTTCGACCACGGCGACGCGCTGGCGCTGCCCTACGCCGATGCGTCCTACGATGCCGCCTGGGCCTTCGAGTCGCTCATCCACATGGACCGCCTGGCCGCGCTGCGCGAGATCAGCCGGGTGCTCAAGCCCGGCGCCCGGCTCGTCGTGGCGGACCTGCTGCAGACCGGCCCGCTCGACGAGGCGGACCAGGAGCTGGTCCGCGACGGCCTGCAGCGGATGTCGGCCAGCCCGATGCTGACCGAGGCCGAGTACCGCGCGCTCGTCGCGGAGGCCGGCTTCGAGCTGGAGGAGTTCCGCGACGTCAGCCGGCACACCGCCAAGATGGCCACCCGCATGGTGGAGTCCACCGACCGGCGCTACGACGAGATGGTCGCCCGCTTCGGCGAGGAGGCCATCGAGCTGATGGACCTCATCCGCTCGCCCGCCGCCCAGCTGCCCGAGATGGGCTACCTGCTCGCCGCCCTGCGCAAGCCCGCGTAA
- a CDS encoding maleate cis-trans isomerase family protein, whose translation METEVPAILRARETIAPERFTFHSSRMRMTHVTPEQLKAMDADSDRCALELSDAAVDVIGYACLVAIMSMGTGYHRVSQDRLHARTVENGAPAPVVTSAGALVNGLHTMGARKIALVAPYLRPLTRTVVDYLTHEGIEVLDYEALEIPNNLDVAAHDPAKLPVIARGLDHADADAVVLSACVQMPSLAAVEEAEQRLGKPVVSASICTVHQLLRSLGLPAVAPGAGHLLSGAYAHSPLDGSRADGSPVDGSPAQGGAASV comes from the coding sequence ATGGAGACCGAGGTCCCCGCGATCCTGCGGGCCCGCGAGACCATTGCGCCGGAACGCTTCACCTTCCACTCCAGCCGGATGCGGATGACCCACGTCACCCCCGAGCAGCTCAAGGCGATGGACGCCGACTCCGACCGCTGCGCCCTCGAACTCTCCGACGCGGCCGTCGACGTCATCGGCTACGCCTGCCTGGTCGCCATCATGAGCATGGGCACCGGCTACCACCGCGTCTCGCAGGACCGGCTGCACGCCCGCACGGTCGAGAACGGCGCGCCCGCCCCGGTCGTCACCAGCGCCGGCGCCCTGGTCAACGGGCTGCACACGATGGGCGCCCGGAAGATCGCCCTGGTCGCCCCGTACCTGCGCCCGCTCACCCGGACGGTGGTCGACTACCTCACCCACGAGGGCATCGAGGTGCTGGACTACGAGGCACTGGAGATCCCGAACAACCTGGACGTGGCCGCCCACGACCCGGCCAAGCTGCCGGTCATCGCGCGCGGACTCGACCACGCGGACGCCGATGCCGTGGTGCTCTCCGCCTGCGTGCAGATGCCGTCCCTGGCCGCCGTCGAGGAGGCCGAGCAGCGACTGGGCAAGCCCGTGGTCTCCGCGTCCATCTGCACCGTCCACCAGCTGCTGCGCTCCCTCGGCCTGCCGGCCGTGGCGCCCGGCGCCGGACACCTGCTCTCCGGCGCCTACGCCCACAGCCCGCTGGACGGGAGCCGAGCGGACGGCAGTCCGGTGGACGGGAGCCCGGCCCAGGGGGGAGCCGCATCGGTATGA
- a CDS encoding acyl-CoA thioesterase: MHRAELRRWARAGLPEPGAGEGVAEPTPASVVVERRVEWSDTDAAGHYHFSAVQRWVEAAEAVLLRRLGLAALFGSIPRVHFEADYRERLWFGDTVRVEFKVAKVGNSSLHYAFEVHGPQGLAAGGRMAVVHSAAHAKGSVPWPEEARRALSGAGAQEPETYR; the protein is encoded by the coding sequence GTGCACCGGGCCGAACTGCGGCGCTGGGCCCGGGCCGGCCTGCCCGAGCCGGGGGCGGGGGAGGGGGTCGCGGAGCCGACGCCGGCGAGTGTGGTGGTCGAGCGCCGGGTGGAGTGGTCGGACACCGACGCGGCGGGCCACTACCACTTCTCCGCCGTCCAGCGCTGGGTGGAGGCCGCGGAGGCGGTGCTGCTGCGCCGGCTCGGCCTGGCCGCGCTGTTCGGCAGCATCCCGCGGGTCCACTTCGAGGCGGACTACCGGGAGCGGCTCTGGTTCGGCGACACCGTCCGGGTCGAGTTCAAGGTGGCGAAGGTGGGCAACTCCTCGCTGCACTACGCCTTCGAGGTGCACGGGCCGCAGGGCCTGGCCGCCGGCGGGCGGATGGCGGTGGTGCACTCGGCGGCCCACGCCAAGGGCAGCGTGCCGTGGCCCGAGGAGGCCCGGCGGGCCCTGTCGGGGGCCGGTGCCCAGGAGCCGGAGACCTACCGGTGA